The Streptomyces sp. NBC_00576 genome contains the following window.
CGTGGTCATCGACTACCTCCAGCTGATGCAGTCAGGCGGCAAGCGTTCCGAGAGCCGCCAGCAGGAGGTCTCCGACATGTCGCGAAACCTGAAGCTCCTGGCCAAGGAGCTGGAACTGCCGGTGATCGCGCTGTCGCAGCTGAACCGTGGCCCTGAGCAGCGTACGGACAAGAAACCCATGGTCTCCGACCTGCGAGAGTCCGGCTCGATCGAGCAGGACGCGGACATGGTGATCCTGCTGCACCGTGAGGACGCATACGAGAAGGAGTCACCGCGCGCGGGCGAGGCGGACATCATCGTCGGCAAGCACCGAAACGGCCCGACAGCGACGATCACGGTCGCCTTCCAGGGGCACTATTCGCGGTTCGTGGACATGGCCCAGACGTAGAGCGGTGACCACGGCGGAGGGGAAACCCGCTCGACGCGGCGCCGCCCGCCCGCTGAACTTGCCCCATGACAACACCTCAGGACGAACTCCTTCCCGGCACGCGGCGGGCGTTGCTGCATCGGATCGCTGTTGCCCAGAGTGAAGGGCGGGCGCCGTCGTTGGTCGCGGCGGTGGTGAGGAACGGGGAGACAGTGTGGACAGGGGCGCGGAGCTCGGTGGACGGGCATGCGCCGGATGCGAACGTGCAGTACCGGATCGGTTCGATCACCAAGACCTTCACCGCTGTACTTGTGATGCGGCTGCGCGACGAGGGGCTACTTGATCTCGTCGATCCGCTGGAGAAACACCTGCCGGGTACCGGTGCGGGGGAGGCCACCATTGCCGAACTGCTCGCGCACACCGGTGGGTTGGCGGCCGAGTCGCCCGCGCCTTGGTGGGAGCGGACACCTGGATCACTCCGACCGGAGCTGGCCGATGTACTCGGGGAGCGGCCGTTGCTGCATCCCGTTGGTCGACGTCACCACTATTCGAACCCTGGCTACAGCATCCTCGGTGCGCTGATCGAGGAGTTGCGTGGCGCTCCGTGGGAGGACGTGCTGCGGCGTGAGGTGCTCGAACCCCTGGGGCTGCAACGGACCAGCGGACAGCCGCAGGCACCGCACGCGGGTGGCTGGGCGGTGCATCCCTGGGCCGATGTGCTGCTGCCGGAGCCGACCGAGGACCTCGGTCGGATGGCACCGGCCGGTCAACTCTGGTCCACCGCAGGAGACCTGGCGCGCTTCGCTGCCTTCCTCGCCCAGGGGGACGACCGGGTGCTGAGCGCTGCGTCCGTCGTGGAGATGCGTACGCCGGCTGCTCCGGCCGAACTGGAGGACGTGGCCGCCGGCTCGGCGTACGGCCTCGGTATGCAGATCCAGTACCGGGACGGCCGACTGCTGGTGGGGCACGGCGGGTCGCTGCCCGGCTTCCTGGCGAGCCTCACCATCGGTGTGGCGGACGACCTCGCGGCAGTCGTCCTGGCCAATTGCACCTCTGGCCCGCTGGTGTCCGCGGTCGCCGCCGACCTGGTAAAGATCGTCGCAGGGGCCGAGCCTAGGATTCCCGAGCCGTGGCGCCCGTTGCCCGAAGTCGATAGATCTGTACTGGAGTTGGCGGGCCAGTGGTACTGGGGGACCGCCCCCTACGCCCTGCGGTTGTCGGTCGATGGCGGCGTCTCGCTGGGGCCATTGGCCGGCGTCGGCCGCCGCTCGCGCTTCAGGGCGAACGGTGACGGCACCTGGACGGGCCTCGACGGATACTTCGCCGGAGAGCTTCTGCGGGCCGTACGGCGGCCGAACGGAGCCGTGGACCACCTGGACCTAGGGTCGTTTGTTTTCGTGCGTCAGCCGTACGACGAGGGGGCGTCTGTGCCAGGCGGGGTGGATCCGGAAGGGTGGCGCGGGATCAGGTAGGTGCCGGCCGCGACAATGCGTCATGTTTCACGTGAAACATGACGCATTTACGAGTGCTCAGAGCTGGAGTTTGAAGCCGACGTGCGAAGGACTGAAACCGAGCCGTTCATAGAAGCGGTGGGCGTCCGTACGGGAGGCGTCCGAGGTCAGCTGGACCAACTGGCAGTTCTCCCGGCGTGACGTGGCAATGGCCCACTCGATGAGCTGAGTGCCCAGGCCGCTGCCGCGTTCGGTGGCGTGGACACGCACGCCCTCGATGATCGACCGGGTCGCGCCCTTGCGGGACAGCCCGGGAACCATCGTGAGTTGGAGCGTGCCGACCACGCGGCCCTCGCGGACCGCGACGACCAAGTGCTGATTCGGGTCGGCGGTCAGACGATCCAGCGCGCCCAGGTATGGGGTCAAGTCGTCCGGTGATTCGCGCTGCGCGCCCAGCGGGTCGTCAGCGAGCATGCCGACGATCGCGGGAACATCCTCTGTTGTCGCGGGGCGTATCTCAAGATCTCCCATGATCGCAGCCTATGCGGGCAGGTTCACCGACTCCACGGCCCGGACCAGCGGAGCCAGTTCCGGGTCCTTGGCCGCTTCGTCGAGGGCCTCGCGGAGGGCGGTGTCATTGGTGGGGCGTGCCTCGTCGAGCAGCTTGAGCCCTGCCTCGCAGACGTTTGTGTAGATCCCTCGGCGGTCGGTGGGGCACAGATAGCGCGCGAGCAGCCCGCGGTCCTCAAGTCTGGTGACCAGCCGTGTCGTGGCGCTCTGGCTGAGGACGACCGCGTCGGCGACCTCCTTCATCTGCAGATGGCCGCCCAGGCCGTCGTGCTGTCGGCTGAGGACATCCAGCAGCGAGTACTCCCGCACGCTCAGCCCGTGCTTGCTCTGCAGGGAGCGCTCGATGCGACTCTCGATCCTCCCGTGCAACAAGGAAAGGGCGCACCAGCTCTGGGACAGGGCAGTGCGTGTGGGGACCATCGCCGGCATTGGCTGTCTCCTCTGTCCTGGAGCGGCTGACTTCAGGATAGGTCACAGGCGCGATAGTCGGCTGGCACGCATAGCAAGCGCATGCAATTACTGGCGAGCGGTGCCGCACACGAACATCGGTTGCCGTCAACCTCGGCAACGCCCTCTACGGCTCGCCTTCCTGTCGGCGGTCAGGGCAGCCAGTGCGCCCTCCGGACGCCGATGTGGATGTCCCTCGCCGCAATCCTTCAGCCCGCGGCCACGGTCAGAGGCGCGAACCGCCGTGTCCAGTCACCTGGCAGCTCGGTAATCCCATACGTCATCACGGTGTTGAAGCTCAGCGGCGCCAGCCCGCGTTCCTTTACCCAGGCCAGCAGTTCCTCGTGCCGCACGTCGATGTCCGTACGCAGCGGACGGTCGCTGTGGGCGGCGAGTGATGCGAGGAGTGCCTTCGCTGTCTCCGTGTCACGAGCAATCAGCGGACCGACGACATGGGTGTCCATATTGGGCCAGGCCGCCGCGTAGCCGATGATCCGGCCGTTCTCCTCGGCGACGCGCAACTGGTCGGCGAAGGCGGGCAGCCGGGTGAGGATGTGTGTGCGGTCGGTGCCGAACACCTCCTCGTCGAGCCGGATGATGCCGACGAGGTCCTCGGCCGTGGCCGCGCGGGTGCCGACCTTGGGCTCCGGCCCGTGTGGTGTGAAGCGTCCGCGCACCATCTCGGCCTTGCCGGTGACCTTGAAGCCAAGTTCTTCGTAGAGCGGGCGGCCGTTCGGGGTCGCGTGCAGTGTCAGGGGCGTGGTGCCCATCGCGGTGATGATGTGCTGCATCAGCCGCCGTCCGACGCCCTGGCGGGCATGCCGCTCGGCGACCAGCACCATGCCGATGGCTGCCAACTCGGGGTTTCCGTACGGTCCGTACTCGGTGACGATGCATGCGGTGATGAGCCCGCCGCCGGGGTCGTCGATGCCGTAGCCCTTCCCGGCAGTGAGCAGGAGACCCCACTTGTGTTCCTCGCGGGGCCAACCCCGGTCCTCGGACAAGTCGGCGCAGGCGGTGAGATCACGATGCGTCAGACGACGGATGGGCAGATCGACAGGGGAAGAAGGAGTCGGCACGCAGGTCAGGCTGTCCGACCGACGCCCCCGGCGTCCACCTGTTTGCGGTCGAACGCACGCTCTTTTGGCCATGTCGTGCCGGTCCGTACAGCGTGTGGACAGATGTTTCACGTGAAACGCTGAGCATCGGTCATCGGGCGACAGGCCCTAGCCTCGGCACACATGACGCGATTGCATCTCTTCGACCTCGACGGAACGCTGCTGCATGGCTCTGCTGCCCCCGTCGAGATATCCCGGCAACTGGGGCTCGACCGCGAAATAGTCGAGTTGGAACGGGCCTTCGTGACGCGCCGTGTCGAGCCTGCGGAGTACGCCCGGCAGGTGCACCTCCTCTGGGCAGAGCTGACCGTTGCCCATGTAGACGCGGCCTTCGCGGAAGCGCCCTGGCTGCGGCGGATCAGGGAGACCTGGGCTGAGATCAGGGCTCGAGGGGAGTACTGCGCCGTAGTCTCCCTGTCGCCCTCGTTCTTCGTCGAACGGCTGAGGGGGTGGGGCGCTCATGCGGCGTATGGCTCTCGCTTCCCCGCGGTGCCCTTCACGGAGCCACTGGATCCCACCGGAATCCTGACGCCCACGGCCAAGGTGGAGATTGCGGAGCGGCTCTGCGGACAGTTCGGGCTGACCCGGGCTGACTGTGTCGCGTACGGCGATTCGCTCTCTGACGCAGAACTCTTCGGGGCCGTACCGGTCTCTGTCGCGGTCAACGCCGACCAGCATCTGGCGGGCCTCGCTACGCACACCTACTCGGGGCAGGATTTGTGGGATGCCTATGAATTGGTGTGCGGCGCCAGGTAATTGAGGGAACCGATGGTTCGCCCTTTGCTCTTTCGTGGCGTGGAAGGGCCGGACTTGTGTGCGTGGCGACGGCCGGTATGGTCGACTCCGGTTCTTGTCCGCATCGGGGGTGCGTATCTCGCACACGCGGCAAGAGTCAGGGCAATGCAGCCTAACGGGACGGAGAGATCGAAGACTCGCATTTCCGGTTACACGGTGGAGGTGTTCGTCCACGGTGGGACGCTGCGATGAGAGCAGTGCGGCCAATGTCACACTCTGGCCTTACTTGTCCGTACGGAGTGGTGATCCGGGTTGAATGCGGTCGCATTGGACGGGGGGCGAAGGGGAAAAGTAAGCCGTCAGTGGGGGACGCGGGCACATTCCGACCGAGGAAATGTGCAGACCGACCGAAAGATGTTCGAGGCGAGGCAGACCATGGACGCTCCGACCACCACGTCGGCCGACAACGGCAGTTCTGGCGGCAGCGGCGGGAGCGGCTGGTTCAAGCCGCGCAAGCAGCCGGAGGCGCCCCCAGGCGGCGAGCAGGAGGCAATGGAAGGCAGCCGGCTGGCCGCGCTGCGCCCCGTGGGAAGGCCGGCTACAGGCGGTGCAACGCGTTCCTCGCCGGACGACAGTGACCGTCCGACTGTGACCGAGCCTCCGCCCGATCCGGCACGAATACCCGCGCCGTCGACCCCTGAGCTCCCGTCGACGCCTCCGACTCCCGCGCCATTGCCTCCCCTGCCACTCGCTCCCGCGTCGCCGCTTCCCGCGCCCTTCGCTCCCGCGCGTTCGGTCACCGGGCCCTCGATTCGCCCAGCCTTCGCCCCTGAGCCACAGGTTTCCGTACCCCCGGCTTTCGCCACGTCGGCCGACGCACTCGAGTCCGCTCCCCCCGCGTCCCACGTCGCTCCGGAGCCGAACCCTGCGCCAACCACCTCCGAGGCTTCCCGCACACCCCCGGCGCCGCACTCCGACACGCGCGTTCCCGTGCAGCGGCCCGCCCCGGCCTCCGAGCCGCTCCATGGGGCCTCCCCGGACGCAGTGCTCATCCGGCGGACCATGGAGGTGGTCGGTCCTGTAGCCGACAAGGCCACCTCGTACTTCTACGCGCTCCTCTTCGTTCGTCACCCCGAACTTCGTTCGCTATTCCCGGCCGCGATGGACACCCAGCGGGACCGGTTGCTCAAGGCGCTCCTCACCGCCGCCGAGCACATTGACAACACCGAGGTCCTGGTCGCGTATCTGCAGAACCTCGGCCGCGGTCACCGCAAGTACGGCACCCGGCCCGAGCACTATCCGGCCGTCGGCGAATGCCTCATCGGCTCGCTGAGCCGGTACGCCGCCGCGATCTGGGACCAGGAGACCGAAGCGGCCTGGGTACGGGCGTACACGACGATGTCGCAGGTGATGATCGACGCGGCGGCCGTCGACGAACTGCGCGCTCCAGCCTGGTGGTACGGGGAGGTGGTCTCGCATGACCTCAGGACCCCGGACATCGCCGTCATCACCGTCCGGCCCGACCAGCCGTACCCGTTCCTCGCTGGGCAGTACACGAGCTTGGAGACGCCGTGGTGGCCCCGCATCTGGCGGCACTACTCCTTCGCCTCGGCGCCCCGATCCGACGGGCTGCTGGCGTTCCACGTGAAGGCGGTGCCCGCAGGCTGGGTCTCCAACGCGCTGGTGCACCGCGCGCAGCCCGGTGACGTGGTCCGGCTCGGCCCGCCTGCCGGCACGATGACCGTCGATCACACCACCAACAGCGGCCTGCTCTGTCTGGGCGGCGGCACCGGCATAGCCCCCATCAAGGCCCTGGTCGAGGACGTTGCCGAGCACGGTGACCGGCGGCGGGTCGAGGTGTTCTACGGCGCCCGTACGGATCTCGATCTCTACGACATCGACACCATGCTGCGGCTCCAGCAGAGCCACCCCTGGCTCGCGGTGCGCGCGGTCATCGACCAACATGCGCATCTCCAGCTCCCCGACGCCGTACGGGAGTACGGGCCCTGGTACGAGTACGACGCCTATCTGTCGGGACCTCCCGGGATGATCCGCAGCGGAGTAGAGGCCTTGCGAAGCGCCGGTTTTCCCGCAGAGCGGATCCGCCACGACTCGGTGGAGGAGCTGGTCGTCACCGGGAGCTGACCCGCCTGCGCCTTCTCAGCCCAGGTCAGGTGCGTGCATCGCCCGTACGCCCTCGATGTTCCCGTCCAGATAGTGGCGCAGCGACAGTGGTACGAGGTGGACGGAGGCGATGCCGACCCGGGTGAAGGGGATGCGGACGATCTCGTACTCGCCGCAGGGCTCGTCGATTTCGGGGCCGTGCCGAAGCGAGGCATCCATGGATGCCAGACGGCAGACGAAGAAGTGCTGCACCTTTACGCCCGTGGCACCGCCGTCCGCGCCGATGTGCTCGACGGTGTCCACGAAGCAGGGCACCACATCGATGATCTTGGCGCCCAGTTCTTCGTGCACTTCACGGTGCAGGGCGTCGACGACGGTCGCGTCGTCCGCTTCTACCCCGCCGCCCGGAGTGAGCCAGTAGGGATCGACACTCGGCTTGGTCCGCTTGATGAGGATCAGGTCGTCGCCATCGAGCAGGATGGCGCGTGCGGTGCGCTTGACCACGGGTCGGACGGTCATGGGAGAAATGTGGCCCGGCTGGTTCCACGTGAAACATGTCGGCTCCTTGCGAAGGGCTCCCGGCGAAGCAAAGTTGCCGGGACCTCGGGAGCGAAATGGGGTGTTTCACGTGAAACGTCGCAGATCTATGGAGGCTCAGCTCCAGTCGGCCGCCGCGTGTTGGAGCCACTCGTGCGCCCGCGCGATGTGCGGCATCGCGAGTGTGCCGGTGCGGACCACCAAGAAGTACGTCCGCAGTGGGGGCACCGCCGGATCGTGCAGAGTAACCACCTCCCCGCGCTCCAAGGCGGCCGCGCACAGATAACGGGGCAGTACCGCGAGCCCCGCGCCCGCGGCCGCGCAGGCGAGCACCGCGCGCAGGTCGGGCACGATGACGGTGCCTGAGGCGGCCGGGCGGGAGTCGAAGACGGAGGCCCAGTAGCGGGCGACGAGGGGCAGTGATTCGTGTACCTCCACCACGGGGAGGTTCTCCAAAACAGACGCACCCCTGCGGCGCAGCTTCCCGGGGCC
Protein-coding sequences here:
- a CDS encoding serine hydrolase domain-containing protein; protein product: MTTPQDELLPGTRRALLHRIAVAQSEGRAPSLVAAVVRNGETVWTGARSSVDGHAPDANVQYRIGSITKTFTAVLVMRLRDEGLLDLVDPLEKHLPGTGAGEATIAELLAHTGGLAAESPAPWWERTPGSLRPELADVLGERPLLHPVGRRHHYSNPGYSILGALIEELRGAPWEDVLRREVLEPLGLQRTSGQPQAPHAGGWAVHPWADVLLPEPTEDLGRMAPAGQLWSTAGDLARFAAFLAQGDDRVLSAASVVEMRTPAAPAELEDVAAGSAYGLGMQIQYRDGRLLVGHGGSLPGFLASLTIGVADDLAAVVLANCTSGPLVSAVAADLVKIVAGAEPRIPEPWRPLPEVDRSVLELAGQWYWGTAPYALRLSVDGGVSLGPLAGVGRRSRFRANGDGTWTGLDGYFAGELLRAVRRPNGAVDHLDLGSFVFVRQPYDEGASVPGGVDPEGWRGIR
- a CDS encoding HAD family hydrolase, which produces MTRLHLFDLDGTLLHGSAAPVEISRQLGLDREIVELERAFVTRRVEPAEYARQVHLLWAELTVAHVDAAFAEAPWLRRIRETWAEIRARGEYCAVVSLSPSFFVERLRGWGAHAAYGSRFPAVPFTEPLDPTGILTPTAKVEIAERLCGQFGLTRADCVAYGDSLSDAELFGAVPVSVAVNADQHLAGLATHTYSGQDLWDAYELVCGAR
- a CDS encoding globin domain-containing protein codes for the protein MDAPTTTSADNGSSGGSGGSGWFKPRKQPEAPPGGEQEAMEGSRLAALRPVGRPATGGATRSSPDDSDRPTVTEPPPDPARIPAPSTPELPSTPPTPAPLPPLPLAPASPLPAPFAPARSVTGPSIRPAFAPEPQVSVPPAFATSADALESAPPASHVAPEPNPAPTTSEASRTPPAPHSDTRVPVQRPAPASEPLHGASPDAVLIRRTMEVVGPVADKATSYFYALLFVRHPELRSLFPAAMDTQRDRLLKALLTAAEHIDNTEVLVAYLQNLGRGHRKYGTRPEHYPAVGECLIGSLSRYAAAIWDQETEAAWVRAYTTMSQVMIDAAAVDELRAPAWWYGEVVSHDLRTPDIAVITVRPDQPYPFLAGQYTSLETPWWPRIWRHYSFASAPRSDGLLAFHVKAVPAGWVSNALVHRAQPGDVVRLGPPAGTMTVDHTTNSGLLCLGGGTGIAPIKALVEDVAEHGDRRRVEVFYGARTDLDLYDIDTMLRLQQSHPWLAVRAVIDQHAHLQLPDAVREYGPWYEYDAYLSGPPGMIRSGVEALRSAGFPAERIRHDSVEELVVTGS
- a CDS encoding NUDIX hydrolase; its protein translation is MTVRPVVKRTARAILLDGDDLILIKRTKPSVDPYWLTPGGGVEADDATVVDALHREVHEELGAKIIDVVPCFVDTVEHIGADGGATGVKVQHFFVCRLASMDASLRHGPEIDEPCGEYEIVRIPFTRVGIASVHLVPLSLRHYLDGNIEGVRAMHAPDLG
- a CDS encoding GNAT family N-acetyltransferase, with the translated sequence MGDLEIRPATTEDVPAIVGMLADDPLGAQRESPDDLTPYLGALDRLTADPNQHLVVAVREGRVVGTLQLTMVPGLSRKGATRSIIEGVRVHATERGSGLGTQLIEWAIATSRRENCQLVQLTSDASRTDAHRFYERLGFSPSHVGFKLQL
- a CDS encoding GNAT family N-acetyltransferase; translated protein: MPTPSSPVDLPIRRLTHRDLTACADLSEDRGWPREEHKWGLLLTAGKGYGIDDPGGGLITACIVTEYGPYGNPELAAIGMVLVAERHARQGVGRRLMQHIITAMGTTPLTLHATPNGRPLYEELGFKVTGKAEMVRGRFTPHGPEPKVGTRAATAEDLVGIIRLDEEVFGTDRTHILTRLPAFADQLRVAEENGRIIGYAAAWPNMDTHVVGPLIARDTETAKALLASLAAHSDRPLRTDIDVRHEELLAWVKERGLAPLSFNTVMTYGITELPGDWTRRFAPLTVAAG
- a CDS encoding MarR family winged helix-turn-helix transcriptional regulator — encoded protein: MPAMVPTRTALSQSWCALSLLHGRIESRIERSLQSKHGLSVREYSLLDVLSRQHDGLGGHLQMKEVADAVVLSQSATTRLVTRLEDRGLLARYLCPTDRRGIYTNVCEAGLKLLDEARPTNDTALREALDEAAKDPELAPLVRAVESVNLPA